Part of the Chitinivibrionia bacterium genome, TTTTCGTCCGTTTGCGAAATATACATTGTCGCCAATTTCGCCGTCAAAGTTTTTTACGAATTCAATTCCGTTTTTTTGCATTTTGCCGACAAGGATATTTACGGCGTTTTGGCTTAAATTTGCGCAAAATTTGTCGCTTTTTTCTAAAACGCGAACTTTACTTCCCAAGGCGTTAAAAATTTGCGCGGCTTCAAATCCCGCTATTCCGCCGCCGAGTATATCGACATTTTCGGGAATTTCGTCTTGAGTTTTCGGAAAGAAAATTCCTTGTCCTTTTGCAACGGAACCGCTTGCGATAATTAAATATTTGCTTTCAATTATTTTGTCGCCTGATTTAATTACAAAGTTTTCACCGTTTTTGGGCAAAATTTCGGCTTCGCTTTCAATAATTTCCACACCGCTCGAAATTAAATCGTGCTTAAGTTTTTGTTGAAAAGAATTGCGAATTTTGTTGAATTTGTTATAAATATTTTCGACAGGGGGATTATCCCCTAAATATATTTTTGAAGGAACGCAACCGCAGTTCAGGCAAACGCCGCCTAAAAGATTTTTCTCGAAAATTATTGATTTAAAATTAAATTCGGAGGCGGTTTTAGCCGCAGAAATTCCTGCAGTTCCGCCTCCGATAATACAAATATCAAGCATCAAAAAATTATTTTGCCGCTTTTGCTGTGGTTTTTTTTGTTGCCGCCGCCGCTTTGGGCGCCGCTGTTTTTGTTGCAGTTGCCGCCGCTTCTTTTTTCGGTGCGGCTTCTTCGGGTGCGACTACGTTTGTCAAATCCAAAACAGAGTTGCTTGTTCCGAATGGAGAAACTACCTGCGGCAAAGTCGCGTCTGAATTCCAACGACCGTCGATAGAATAACCGAATTGATACGCTCTTCCCAAATCAAGGTTTAATTTAACTGAAAAAGCGCCGTCTTTGCCCTTTTTCATTGCCCAAACTTCCCAATTATCCCATTCTCCCGTGAGAATTGCTCCTGCTGCCCCATCAACTGACGGTGTAGTAAAAACAACAGTTGCTTTTTTTGCTTTTGGTGTAATATCAACAGACATAAATACTCTCCTTATGAGTATAAAATTAAAAAATTACGCAAAAAAATACATTTTGTCGTACAAAGCGCGCAAGGAAAATTTATTTTATATTTAAATATTATGTTAAGAAAGTGTTTTTATGGAAGAAATCATCGAAAAATTACCGATTTTGAAGGCAAAAATGCAATTGGAAATTGACCGTGCACGGAAGCGGCGCGCAACTCATATAGTTCAATTGGAGAAATCGCAGGACTGGGAAATTTACAAAAATTTTGCCGACACCATTCTTATAAACAAAAACGCGATAAAAAAAGGAACGGATTGCGCTGAACTTACGGACGCGCTCGGAAATCCGCTGAAAATTACGCTGAACACCGCAATTGGTGCGGTCGATAATGCCGAAATGTATTACAAAAAAGCGAGAAAAGGCAAACGCGGCTGTGAAATATGTGCCGAAAACATAAAAACAGAAGACGCAAAAATCGCCGAATTGCAAAAAAATTTGGCAGTTATCGAGGATTTTTTACAAAACGGATTTTTAGGTCGCGAAAACGAAATACAGAATTTTATCGACAAATATTTATCATCTTCCGCGCAAAAAATTAAGACTAACGAAGAAGCGCCTAAAACACCGTTTCGCAGGTACGTATATAAAGGATACGAAATTTTTGCAGGAAAAACGAGCGCCGACAACGACGAACTTTCCATAAAATTCGCGAAACCCAGCGATATTTGGTTTCACGCGGTCGGATACGCAGGCTCTCATTTAATAATCCGCCGTCCCAAAAACGCTCCAATGCCTCCCGACGAAATTTTGAGAATTGCAGGCGGAATAGCGGTGTTTTTTTCAAAAGCAAAAAATTGCGGATACGTCGAAGTCCACATAGCCGAAGCGCGATACGTGCGAAAACCAAGAAAATCGCCGCCCGGTTTGGTTGTTGTAGAAAGATACAAAACGATGAGGGTAAGCCCCGTTGACCCGCAAATTCTGTTTAAGGAAATGAAAAATGAAAATTAGCATAATCGCCGTCGGAAAAATTAAAGAAAATTATCTGAAAGACGCAATTGGCGAATACCTAAAACGACTTTCCGCGTTTGCCAATATGCAAATAATCGAAATTCCCGACGCGCAATGCCCCGAAAATCTAAGCGAAGCACAAAAAAACATAGTTCTGCAAAAAGAAGGCGAGAAAATTTTAGCACAAATCTCACCGAAATCTTTCGTTTACGCTTTGGCGATTGACGGAAAAAAATTGTCGTCCGAAAAATTCAGCGAAAACATACAAAACAATATGACAAACGGAGTATCGCATATAACATTTATTATAGGCGGCTCGCTTGGACTAAACAGCGAAATTTTACAAAAAAGCGATTTTCGCCTGTCGTTTTCGGATATGACTTTTCCGCATCAACTTATGCGAGTGATTTTGCTGGAACAAGTTTATCGCAGTTTCAAAATAATTGCAGGAGAACCGTATCACAAATAGTATTTTATCCACTTCAAATAAAGTGGATAAATATGAGCAATACAGATTTATCTTACAAAAAAACCATCGGCGCAAAACAATCTTTGCGCCTTTTTTTACACATTT contains:
- a CDS encoding NAD(P)/FAD-dependent oxidoreductase, which translates into the protein MLDICIIGGGTAGISAAKTASEFNFKSIIFEKNLLGGVCLNCGCVPSKIYLGDNPPVENIYNKFNKIRNSFQQKLKHDLISSGVEIIESEAEILPKNGENFVIKSGDKIIESKYLIIASGSVAKGQGIFFPKTQDEIPENVDILGGGIAGFEAAQIFNALGSKVRVLEKSDKFCANLSQNAVNILVGKMQKNGIEFVKNFDGEIGDNVYFANGRKFAPIKGIENLSLQITENGVSTDEFCRTSAKNCFAIGDINSKSMLAHTAEQEGFVAINKIIGNDFALDYESIPAVLYTDPSIVRVGVLPTKDTQYEVRQMPLSGNAKFRAMTDTGERGLCEAVIEKESGKIAGLHLISPNAEEISAVMALIVQKNLTVQDIRTTVFAHPTISEIIKETIFYGQIV
- the rlmH gene encoding 23S rRNA (pseudouridine(1915)-N(3))-methyltransferase RlmH; this translates as MKISIIAVGKIKENYLKDAIGEYLKRLSAFANMQIIEIPDAQCPENLSEAQKNIVLQKEGEKILAQISPKSFVYALAIDGKKLSSEKFSENIQNNMTNGVSHITFIIGGSLGLNSEILQKSDFRLSFSDMTFPHQLMRVILLEQVYRSFKIIAGEPYHK
- a CDS encoding NFACT RNA binding domain-containing protein — protein: MEEIIEKLPILKAKMQLEIDRARKRRATHIVQLEKSQDWEIYKNFADTILINKNAIKKGTDCAELTDALGNPLKITLNTAIGAVDNAEMYYKKARKGKRGCEICAENIKTEDAKIAELQKNLAVIEDFLQNGFLGRENEIQNFIDKYLSSSAQKIKTNEEAPKTPFRRYVYKGYEIFAGKTSADNDELSIKFAKPSDIWFHAVGYAGSHLIIRRPKNAPMPPDEILRIAGGIAVFFSKAKNCGYVEVHIAEARYVRKPRKSPPGLVVVERYKTMRVSPVDPQILFKEMKNEN